The uncultured Roseibium sp. genome contains a region encoding:
- a CDS encoding type III PLP-dependent enzyme has product MSERIREFLRRREDEGPCVVVDTDIVRENYLTFAKALPDTSVYYAVKANPAPEILSLLESLGSCFDCASVGEIEMVLATGADAARISYGNTIKKERDIARAYEYGVRLFAVDCVEEVDKIARVAAGSRVFCRVLCDGIGAEWPLSRKFGCAPEMAADVLEHAHRSGLEAHGVSFHVGSQQANLGAWDAALSMAAGVFQEMATRGIELKMVNMGGGFPTRYLKDVPGVPSYGEAIFRALTDHFGNRLPSTIIEPGRGMVGNAGMIESEVVLISKKSADDDVRWVFLDIGKFHGLAETMDEAIRYPIRTPRDGDETAPCVLAGPTCDSVDVLYEKTPYELPVSLSIGDKVLIEACGAYTTTYSSVGFNGFAPLASYVI; this is encoded by the coding sequence ATGAGCGAACGCATCCGTGAATTCCTCCGCCGACGCGAAGACGAAGGTCCCTGCGTTGTCGTCGACACCGACATTGTCCGCGAAAACTACCTGACCTTCGCCAAGGCTCTGCCGGATACTTCTGTTTATTACGCAGTGAAGGCCAATCCGGCGCCTGAAATCCTGTCCCTGCTGGAAAGCCTGGGCTCGTGCTTCGATTGCGCCTCTGTCGGCGAAATCGAAATGGTGCTGGCGACCGGCGCCGATGCAGCCCGCATTTCCTACGGCAACACCATCAAGAAGGAACGGGACATCGCCCGCGCCTATGAATATGGCGTGCGCCTGTTCGCCGTCGACTGTGTGGAAGAAGTCGACAAGATCGCCCGCGTTGCCGCCGGCTCCCGTGTCTTCTGCCGCGTGCTTTGCGACGGCATCGGTGCGGAATGGCCGCTGTCGCGCAAGTTCGGCTGTGCGCCGGAAATGGCCGCGGACGTCCTGGAACATGCTCACCGCTCCGGCCTTGAAGCCCATGGCGTGTCTTTCCATGTCGGCTCTCAGCAGGCCAATCTGGGTGCCTGGGATGCCGCTCTTTCCATGGCCGCCGGCGTGTTCCAGGAAATGGCAACCCGTGGCATCGAGCTGAAGATGGTCAACATGGGCGGCGGTTTCCCGACCCGTTACCTGAAGGACGTGCCCGGTGTGCCGAGCTACGGCGAAGCGATCTTCCGTGCGCTGACCGATCACTTCGGCAACCGCCTGCCGTCGACCATCATCGAACCGGGCCGCGGCATGGTCGGCAACGCCGGCATGATCGAATCGGAAGTGGTTCTGATTTCCAAGAAGTCCGCTGACGACGACGTCCGCTGGGTCTTCCTCGACATCGGCAAGTTCCATGGCCTCGCCGAGACCATGGACGAAGCGATCCGCTACCCGATCCGCACCCCGCGTGATGGCGACGAAACAGCTCCGTGCGTGCTGGCCGGACCGACCTGCGACAGCGTGGACGTCCTTTACGAAAAGACGCCCTACGAATTGCCGGTCAGCCTGTCGATCGGCGACAAGGTGCTGATCGAGGCCTGCGGTGCCTACACCACCACCTACTCGTCCGTGGGCTTCAACGGCTTCGCGCCGCTTGCTTCCTACGTGATCTGA